Genomic DNA from bacterium:
GCGTCTTTCCCGCCGCCAAGGAAACATTGACCAGCGGGGATTCGGTCTACGGCGGCACGCCCGGCATCGGCGGTGCACCCTTCGAGGCCTCTTGCGACACCAACGAAGTCGTCGTCGGCATGAGCATCGCCAGCGGCGACCAAGTGGACGGCATCAAGGGCATCACCTGCGCCAAGGTCGCCATGGTGGACGCGAAGTAACGGCGGGAGAATTTATCATGAAAAACAACGACGTTATCATCCTTGGTCTCGTTCTCCTCGGCTGCCTGGGCCTCGCGGCCTGCGAAGGCGGATCGCCGGCACCGGCAAGCGATCCCGCGGACGCGGTGAGCGAATCGACGACGCCGGAGTCCATCGCCACGGCGATTCCGCAAACCGATGCCGGAACCGTCGCCGGAACCGACGATAGCGGGCGTGAGCCGAACGATGAGGTCGCCATCCCGGTCTTGCCGCCGTCCTCGATGGATCCCAATGATCCGGCGGCGCTGCCTTCACCCGTTCTCATCCCGGCGAAGCCCGATCTGCGCACGGGAGACATGACGACGGACGGGGATCCCGGCGACGAGGCCAGGATCATGGAAGGGACGGCGGAAGGCGCGGCCACCCTGCCGACGCGCTATGAGGTCGACAGTGAAAACAGAATGCTGCGCGAGGACCGCCCAGCGCCCGTGGCCGGCCCCCGGTACGAGGCGAGACCGGTCGCGGGATACGCCGCCTCCCTTTGAAAGCGGGAAATAAGCAGGCCGGAAATTCTTAGGCTGGCGACAGGGCCTCTCGACCGATTATAATGTCCCCATGGTTTTCCCGAAGCGCGCGCCTTCCCCGCGGTTGGCCGCCGGTCTCCTCATCCTTCTGGTCTGGGGCGGGCCGCAAGGATGCGATTCCGCCGATTCCGAGGCGACCAACAGCGACAATGCGGGGATGACCGTCACCAAAGACTCGCCGGGGGCAACCTTCTCGGGGAAAATCTTAGGCGTCCAAGGACAGATCCCTCCCCAAGAGATCATGGGCGAGACCAAAGACCCGGGCACGTCGACGGGCGGAGCCCCCACGCTGGCCGTCAGCCCCCTGTCCTCCGAATACCGGCGCCCCGATGTCCGGTTCGTCTACGTGTCCATCGACAAGGCGACTCCACCCAAGGGAGCGCTCATCCTCCGAAGCACCGATCCGAATGTGAGTCCCAAGGTGCTGGCGACGTTGACCACTCCCCCTCTTCTCCCCTCTTTTTCCATCGACGGGCTGAGCGTGGTCTATCGCAATCAGGGGGCCAAGAGGTTGTACCGGATCACCGGCTTCGACCAGACGCCGCCCCCCTTTGCGCCCTGGGGCGACAATGACGGGTCTTCCGTCGCTTGGTCTCCGGAAGAGGACAAGGCGGTGTATGCCGCCTCGGACATCAGCGGATTCGGCTTCCTTCGCGTCAGCAAGGCGGATGGGAGCGCCCCGGAGGATTTGTCGGAAAAAGGCAACGACCTCTATCCCGGCGTCTATCTGGGAGTCACGATCTCGCCGGCCCTTCAGAAATCCGATCCGAGCTACGATCACGTCATTTTTAGCTACGATCCCGACGGCGATGGTCCGTTCAAACCCTACCTAGGCATGAAGAATCCCTACCAGAATTCCGGTTTGTATGATTGGGCGATGTATTTACATCTCACAAAATTCGCCGGGAGCGAGACCTGGCCGGCGTTCTCCCCGGATGCCAAGAGGCTGGTCTATGTCAGAAACGGCGATTTGGCCTTCTGCGACTATCACGTGGATAAGGGCGGGGATGGGAGTTGCGACGACTTCTTCGCCATCCCGGGCCTTCGCGCGGCCAATCCGTGCTGGGCGGACGACGGCAGGGTCATCTTCTCGACGACGAGGGACGGAAACGCGGAGATCTATTCGGTGAATCCCTACAACGCCTACGAGATCGAGAATTTGACCAAGAACCCGAACACGGAGGACGTCCAACCGGCCTGCTTTCCGCCGCATCCCATGGTCAATCAGGTCAAGGAAATCCGCGTGGAGGAAGCCTCGCCGCCATCGGCCGTCCCCATGGATTCCTACGCACCGATCCAGAAGTAAGATCAGAGTTCCCGAAATCCATCGAGCTTGGGGATCTGCTCGAGCGTTCGGGCGAGGAGCTCGTTCAAGGATTTTTCGAGTTGCCGGATGTCCTTTTGGCGGACCCGCTTGTCCTCCATCTCGTAGCCGACCTCGACCGTCCGGTCGACGTTCGAGCTCGGACGCTTCAGCCGGAAGAGCAGGCGGCTCCGGGCCATGCCCTTGCCGGTCAGGAGCTTCTTTTCGACGCCGGCGTAGAACTCGGCAACCTCCCCGGACATCGTAATGTCAGACCGACCTTCGGACACAAGTTTCACGCCACAGGCAGGCAAGAGTGCACTGAGGGCGGCATCGACAACCGTCTCGATGGGGGGCTCTGCGTCGACGAGGACGACGTCTTTTCCTTTCTTCTTCGTCTGCCGGCCGATCTCCTTCTCCCCCCGCGTGTCGGTCGTGCCCTTCCAAAGGATGCTCGTCCCCTTCCAAACGGGCGCGGGGCAGGTCTTGGCGACGAAATCGTCGGGAAGTTTCAGTGTCACGGCCACCCGCCTTTCTTCGGCCCAGGCTGAGGCCGCGAGAAGAAACGAAAACAAACAGAAAATGGTTTTGACCGTGTTTTTCATGGGGCCTTCGTATATCACGGTTTCCGGGGACCCTCAATCCATGAACAGCAAAGGCATCTACGCCCTCCTGGCCATTTTTTTCGCGAACGCCGCCGCGGCGGCGGAGCAGGCCGCCTACTTGAGGCCTCTCGTCGATTCCATCGCGGTCACGCCCCTCTTGACGGTCGGGGAATCCGTTCCGCGAACGTCCAACCCCACCCAATCGTTCCGTTTGATCGGCGTTCCCGACGGCCTCGGACTGGAAAGATCCGGCGGGCGCATCCGCCTCTGGGTCAACCATGAGCTGGAAAAGACCGATGCCTCGCAACCGATTGCCGGCGGGCCTCTCCAAAAGGGGGCCTTTGTTTCGTTATTCCTCCTCGCACCGGCAAAGCCGGATGCTTCGGCTCAAATCGGGGGGCGAGCCCCGATTCTCCCCCCGATACCCCCCATCGGGGTTCTGTCGGGAGACTTCGCCGCATCCTCCTTCCTCTTGAACGGCCGGCCTTGGGAGGGAGTCCCCGCCCTTTTCTGTTCCGGATTCCTAGCGGGACCGGAGGTGGGCTTCGACCGTCCCATCTACCTGACAGGGGAGGAGGCCGACGGGAGCCAGAGCGGCGACGGACGGGGCGGGCTCGGATTCGCCTTCACGGAGGGCCGCGCCAACGCCCTGCCGGGCTTAGGCAGGTACCGCAAAGAAAATCTCGTCGTCGTCCCGGGAACCGGCCTCAAGACCGTCCTCTTCGGCTTGGAGGACGGGCCGGGGGGTTTGAAGAGCGAGCTCTACCTTTATATCGGCCAAAAGAACCTCTCGTCGTCCGACGCCCTGGCGAGAAACGGTCTGGCCGGAGGGAGACTCTACGTCTTCGGCTCCGCGACGGGCGGCAAGAGCGACGAATCGAAGTTCCGGAAGGCCGACCGGCCGGTCGTCGGTCGATGGATTCCCATCGACGCGCCCGAAGAGTTGACGGATGCGGAGCTCGACGCCAAGGCCGCCGAGTCCGGGGCCTTCCGTTTCGACCGGGTCGAGGACGGGACCTATGACCGCAACCGGAACGGCACTTTTTATTTCGTCACCACCGGCGGCGACATCCCGGAGAACCGCAAAGGCCGGCTCTACCGGCTGACGTTCAACCCCAACGACCCGCTCGCCGGGCCCACCCTGCTCGAGATTTTGCTGGAAGGCGACGCGGGCGACGGCATCGTGAGTCCCGACAACATCGATATGAACGCCTCGGGCGAAATGATCCTCCTGGAGGATTTCACCATGGGCGCACCGCTTGAGTTTTTGAAGCGGAACCCCTCCGTCTGGCTCTACCGGCCCGCGAGCGGCGAAAAACCGATCCGGATCGCGGAGGTGGACGGAAAGTTCTGGGAATCGTCCGGGGTTATCGACGCGTCTTCCCTTTACGGGAGCGGCAGCTGGCTCCTGGACGTCCAGGCCCATACCATCAAGAGCCGGGAGGCGTCCCAGAGGCAGGGACTGGAAGGCGACGCCCAGCTCGTTGAGGGCGGGCAGCTCCTTCTCTTGAAGATGGGGAGCTACAGAGCTACACAAAAATAATACGAAGATTTAGCTCAGTCCTGACGAACCTTGTTGTTTACGCGTCCGTCAGGAGCGCCGGGCCCGGCGAAGCGTTTTCTTGTGGCGCGTCGTGGCGGGCGCGACCCGAAGGCGGCATTCGTCGATCACCTCATCCGGAATCATCTTGAGGGCGAGGCGGATCATCATCGGGACGATGATCGCATCGTCGAGATGTCCGATGATGGGAATAAAATCAGGAATCAGGTCGAGGGGAAGAACGGCGTAACCCACCGCGGCGCCCAGAAGGATCTTGGCGAGACGAGGCGTTCTCGGGTCCTTGAGGGCCCATTGATAGACCTGCAGGTCCCTCTTGAGATCCCGGGCGATGAACTTCAATTTGCGCGGCATAATTCCCCCTGTCGAATCCGGCGGGATTCTGACCCTATCGGAATGCTTTGTCCACTCTCTCGTACCAATCGGCGACCTTCCGGTTCCGCGCGATGTCTTTCCAGACCTTCATCCGGCGAACGCTGCTGAGCACGCCGTGGCAGACCAAGTCGGACACATCCGGCTCGTTGCCGCCCAGGAACTTGCCCTTCCCGAGTCCGTCCGCGAGCTTCTCCAGGGTCTCGGCGAGGGCCTTCCGAGGATCCGTGATGCCCCGTTTCTTCATCCCCTTCTTGGCGACGATGTTCATCGCCACCGCACCGCCGAGCATCAAGTAATAGCGTTTCCAGAGCGGGAATTTCCCCACCTTTGATATGTACTTGAAGGAATCAAGGGCCTCGGGGATCGTCCGGTAGATGTTGGCGGGAAGAATTTGCACGAGCTCGTCGTCAGCGAACTTGATCCATTCCGCCTGCTTGGCGGCCGCCGCCTTCGTTTTGGCGAAAACGGGCTTCCACGGGAATTTTTCGTCCAGGTAGCGGATGATGTCGTTGGACTCCAAGACCGTCTCGCCGCCATCGATCAGAACCGGAACCTTGTCATGATCGGTGGCCTTCTTGTTCCACGCGAGCTCGTCATGGGTCATCGGGTTCACTTCGATCTTTTCGTAGGGGACCTTCTTGTAGTCGAGGACCGACCTGACTTTGCAGCAATAGGGGCAGACTTCGTATTGATAGAGTTGGATCACGTTTGATCAGATACGATTTTCTCGTATTCCAAGGCAAGGAGGGAGTGGCAGGAGGCGCAGAGGAGTTCCTCCCGGCCCTCCTGCTGAAACACGTCCGCCTTCTCACAAGCGGCACAGGGGGCCATGGGAAGTGAGGTGTCCCGATCTTGGGGCACGGCCGGCACCTCGTCCGTCCTGCCGAGGACGCGGGTCGCCAGTTCGAAGGTGGTGCGGCAGGCGCTGCAGACGTGGTTGAAACAGCAGGTCGTGTGGCAGGTGTAGAAGACATCGCCGGAGCCGCAGGTGGGGCAACGGGCCTGGATGGGGACAAGGGTCGCCAAAATCAGGACGGCATGTAGGACTTCAGATCCGCCTGAAACTTTTCGGAATTGAAAGCGGCGCCGCCGTTCAGCTCGTCCAGATACCGCTCGATGATCGCCTTGGCCTCGTCCTTGCGGAAATCCTTGATGAAGCCGTCGTAGACCGGATCGCCCGCCAGGGCGCGGTTGATTTCGGTCTCCTTGTTCTTGTCGCCCAGCTCCGTGAAATAGACGACCCGGTAGC
This window encodes:
- a CDS encoding alkaline phosphatase PhoX, producing the protein MNSKGIYALLAIFFANAAAAAEQAAYLRPLVDSIAVTPLLTVGESVPRTSNPTQSFRLIGVPDGLGLERSGGRIRLWVNHELEKTDASQPIAGGPLQKGAFVSLFLLAPAKPDASAQIGGRAPILPPIPPIGVLSGDFAASSFLLNGRPWEGVPALFCSGFLAGPEVGFDRPIYLTGEEADGSQSGDGRGGLGFAFTEGRANALPGLGRYRKENLVVVPGTGLKTVLFGLEDGPGGLKSELYLYIGQKNLSSSDALARNGLAGGRLYVFGSATGGKSDESKFRKADRPVVGRWIPIDAPEELTDAELDAKAAESGAFRFDRVEDGTYDRNRNGTFYFVTTGGDIPENRKGRLYRLTFNPNDPLAGPTLLEILLEGDAGDGIVSPDNIDMNASGEMILLEDFTMGAPLEFLKRNPSVWLYRPASGEKPIRIAEVDGKFWESSGVIDASSLYGSGSWLLDVQAHTIKSREASQRQGLEGDAQLVEGGQLLLLKMGSYRATQK
- a CDS encoding glutathione S-transferase N-terminal domain-containing protein translates to MIQLYQYEVCPYCCKVRSVLDYKKVPYEKIEVNPMTHDELAWNKKATDHDKVPVLIDGGETVLESNDIIRYLDEKFPWKPVFAKTKAAAAKQAEWIKFADDELVQILPANIYRTIPEALDSFKYISKVGKFPLWKRYYLMLGGAVAMNIVAKKGMKKRGITDPRKALAETLEKLADGLGKGKFLGGNEPDVSDLVCHGVLSSVRRMKVWKDIARNRKVADWYERVDKAFR
- a CDS encoding YkvA family protein, which encodes MPRKLKFIARDLKRDLQVYQWALKDPRTPRLAKILLGAAVGYAVLPLDLIPDFIPIIGHLDDAIIVPMMIRLALKMIPDEVIDECRLRVAPATTRHKKTLRRARRS
- a CDS encoding YajG family lipoprotein: MKNTVKTIFCLFSFLLAASAWAEERRVAVTLKLPDDFVAKTCPAPVWKGTSILWKGTTDTRGEKEIGRQTKKKGKDVVLVDAEPPIETVVDAALSALLPACGVKLVSEGRSDITMSGEVAEFYAGVEKKLLTGKGMARSRLLFRLKRPSSNVDRTVEVGYEMEDKRVRQKDIRQLEKSLNELLARTLEQIPKLDGFREL